The DNA window TCCGTGCAGAAAACCGATACCCGACAAGGATACTTGCAACTCCGGGACACAAGACGAATCTAACTATGTGGATATGAATAATTCACTCGACCAGAAAGCGGAGGGCACAAAAACTGTAAAAGTTACATTCACCGGCGAAGGGAGCCAACTGgcaatatttaaatgcaatagTGACACCACTTCAGATTCGGGAGACGGAAACCCAGGCGACCGTGAACGGGATAGTAATTTCGGTAATCTCCCTATCATGGACTGCAAATCCATTAATAAAAAGTGCTCAGGTAATGCCAGAGTACAGAAGTGTTCCGCGGGCGATCTCTCTGGCTCTTCTGAAATCGCTTCTTCGTCTGAGTTCCCTAAAAACAATGATGATTCCAGAGACCGTACCAAATCCCAAATGCACAAGCGGGATATCGACACAGGACCCCAAACAGGAATTGCGCCCAGCAACTTCATATCAAACAATACTTCCTCTGACAGCGAAGAACTGGAATATTCTGATATGTACCTGAGTAGGAAAGAAACAGAGGCCGACGCAAGCGTGAAATTATCAAATCATTGCATGCCCAGTACCATGGAGGACGAGTCCCATTATATTACAACCCACGAAATTCAGCTGTCAGAACAGGATCACGATGCCGATTATGACATTGGGTTGGGATCCTGCTGGGACTTGGAAGACGATAACCTGGTCTACTCTTTTGCCGATTATCCTTCTTTTGACAGCGATGAAGCGATAGAAGGAAGACAGGTACCAGAAGACAGACATTTAGCGAGAGTGAAAAGCAATCAGGTTAAATCTAATAATACAAACCGGCGCGCTACTTCCAGAGTAGCAGTCAGCAATAAGCATGAAAACGATCTCTGTGACTCGGACAAATGCGCCAGCTCAGATGAAGGTCTGTCAAAGAACCAGAAAGGCAGAGGGAATTCAGCAGGACAGattcacctgtcaatcaaaactaCTTCCAGAGCTATAAATGAGCCTAGCAACAtacaagaaaaggaaaacattcgTTATCATGCCAAGCACGAGGGAGACATGAGTCGCTATGTTTTTAGAGACGCAAAAGCAGAGAAAATCTGTGATAGTGCGAAATGTTTTATCGCAGCCCCCTGCCGCCTGCACTTTGGCAGTAAGTTAAAGGGGAAAGATGTTAACGAGTATTCCAGTGGTGCGTCCAGCGCTGTAAGTGAATTGGACGATGCTGATAAGGAAGTTCGTAATTTAACTGCCAGAGCGTTCAGAAGTTTAGCCTACCCGTACTTTGACGCCATCAATTTCAGTACCTCCAGCGAGTCTTCTGCATCAGAGCACGGGCTGGGGATCAACAGGTGGTCCACGTTTGTTGACCTTAAATATGGAAACATGACACAGGGAAGAGATAAAAATCTAGTCTCCCATAAAAGTGCAACATCAACTTTTGAAATCGCCAAGAATGCAGAGGGCAAAGGGATTAAGGGGTTGACTTTAGCCAATATAAAAGCGCCCCAGACTCAGATCTTTGCACTGAATGGCAACTTGTCAGATGCCAAAAACGCATCATCTTCAACTAAGAAGATAGAACTCATGGGGAAATTTGGGCAAGGGCAGAGTGGGGTTATAACTCTAACGGAAACGTTAAATTTTCGCTGCAATGTTAAAACTGGGGGCCCTGGAAGCGATAGACATGCAAAATTTGCACAAAATGCTGCAGGATCACGTTCCACAGATGAAGTTACCAACATCTTGCCAAGCGAGTCGGGGAATGAGGCCAGCAAGCAACCCTGTAATCCAGGGGAAACCATGGAAGACACACACAAGAAAGCAATATTCGCCTCGAGCcttcttaaaaatgttatttccaaGAAAATGCAGTTTGAACAAGAGCGGAAAATGGAGCGAGGGGAAATCAGTGAATCCTACTCCGTGCTGTCTCCATGTCTTTCATACAAAGAGCAGGACACGCAAAAGGAGAGAGTTACAATGGGCGAGTCAAAGGGGTTACAAAGGCAAAACTCTAAATACTCAGAGGCGGGTTCTGACCTAACTATTGTTTGCCTGGATGAACTGGGGGACATAGTGGACACTAATTCGAGTTGTCACAAGGACGAAAGTCCGAGAGAAGACATTTTAACTCTTGTACCAGAAACGAATTTTGAGTCAACAAATGAAGCAGGAATCGATACTAAAAAAGGAGCATTCGAAGCGTCTAAAAGCACGCTGCTTCGTAGCCAAAATAGCGCATTCAGATCCTGGAGGGACGGTGAGCTAGAGTTTCAAAAGGAACATAAAAACGATAAAACTCCAGTGGGGAAACCGCCTATGTTCGCCGACAAGCTTGGGGAAATGGACATTGACAACGAAGTTGCCAACAGCTtaacaaaaatgacacatttgttCGTGCCGAGTATCCAAGTTCTGTCTGAGGAGAGTGAACTTGGAAAGCCATTGCCGAATATTAATTATTCAACTCGCGCAGCCACGGATCATGGGAATGGAGGCGTAGAGAAATTGCGTTCTGATAAAACTCTTTACCTTGCGGATGCTACTAGAAGTGTTGTGACATCGAAGTCACCTGAAATCAAAATCAGCTTGCGGAgtgtaaaagaaaacaaaagcaacccGTTCAACATTGCTAAGCTTCTAACTCCGAATATAGGTTGCAATGTAGCCAACCTGATAAAGACAGCTGATGACTCTAAATGTCAAGCGCTCGCTGCACCATTAAAGGGAGAGTCCTCGGAAAAAGTGCCCCACTTCATGGTCAGAGATATAAGGGAAAACAAGTCCAAGCTACAAACGCCGATTCACCAGGTCAGAGACGTTAGAAAATTGGTTAAAAGTTCGTATCATTTCGTTTCTTTGGATAATAACGAAAACAAGGCTATTGCTATTGCTGACCTTCATTCTGAACTTAAGGCTTCCAAAACAGGGCCTCACCGAAACCCCGCATCGCTTTCACCTATAGTTATAAAGTGTCAGTCCGTGAATACAAATAGCAATGTGAAGCAATCTGGAAATTTAATCGAGGTTTCACAACACGGACTTGCTGAGGATATACTAGGGGCTGACAGGTCATCTCCTCAACCACCTGTAGAGGGCGCCAAAAACGGAACCACACCGATACACCGACCATCAGGCAGAGCTTCTATAGTCACTGCAAAGCAATCAAAGGCTGACCTATCTGAAGCGTTTGTTGGGGTGAAAATTGAAGCGGCTAAAAGAAAGCAAGACATCAGTGAAAAGAAACCTGAGTCAAACATGGCGAACCAGGCTGCATTAGAGAAGCTACAGGCTGCAGTTAAAACGATGGAGCAACTTTATGTTTTTGATAGGAACGAATGG is part of the Anguilla anguilla isolate fAngAng1 chromosome 7, fAngAng1.pri, whole genome shotgun sequence genome and encodes:
- the c7h4orf54 gene encoding uncharacterized protein C4orf54 homolog, producing the protein MEALHKPLTSQGCTDPCRKPIPDKDTCNSGTQDESNYVDMNNSLDQKAEGTKTVKVTFTGEGSQLAIFKCNSDTTSDSGDGNPGDRERDSNFGNLPIMDCKSINKKCSGNARVQKCSAGDLSGSSEIASSSEFPKNNDDSRDRTKSQMHKRDIDTGPQTGIAPSNFISNNTSSDSEELEYSDMYLSRKETEADASVKLSNHCMPSTMEDESHYITTHEIQLSEQDHDADYDIGLGSCWDLEDDNLVYSFADYPSFDSDEAIEGRQVPEDRHLARVKSNQVKSNNTNRRATSRVAVSNKHENDLCDSDKCASSDEGLSKNQKGRGNSAGQIHLSIKTTSRAINEPSNIQEKENIRYHAKHEGDMSRYVFRDAKAEKICDSAKCFIAAPCRLHFGSKLKGKDVNEYSSGASSAVSELDDADKEVRNLTARAFRSLAYPYFDAINFSTSSESSASEHGLGINRWSTFVDLKYGNMTQGRDKNLVSHKSATSTFEIAKNAEGKGIKGLTLANIKAPQTQIFALNGNLSDAKNASSSTKKIELMGKFGQGQSGVITLTETLNFRCNVKTGGPGSDRHAKFAQNAAGSRSTDEVTNILPSESGNEASKQPCNPGETMEDTHKKAIFASSLLKNVISKKMQFEQERKMERGEISESYSVLSPCLSYKEQDTQKERVTMGESKGLQRQNSKYSEAGSDLTIVCLDELGDIVDTNSSCHKDESPREDILTLVPETNFESTNEAGIDTKKGAFEASKSTLLRSQNSAFRSWRDGELEFQKEHKNDKTPVGKPPMFADKLGEMDIDNEVANSLTKMTHLFVPSIQVLSEESELGKPLPNINYSTRAATDHGNGGVEKLRSDKTLYLADATRSVVTSKSPEIKISLRSVKENKSNPFNIAKLLTPNIGCNVANLIKTADDSKCQALAAPLKGESSEKVPHFMVRDIRENKSKLQTPIHQVRDVRKLVKSSYHFVSLDNNENKAIAIADLHSELKASKTGPHRNPASLSPIVIKCQSVNTNSNVKQSGNLIEVSQHGLAEDILGADRSSPQPPVEGAKNGTTPIHRPSGRASIVTAKQSKADLSEAFVGVKIEAAKRKQDISEKKPESNMANQAALEKLQAAVKTMEQLYVFDRNEWKRKTEPRPITDSHVLSLIASEEHGSLGQDEFEEELGNITNSLAAGSLERLVRRDSYPNSGKSPPPLTAAPVSAISPKKEEKAAKILHIPCVQEEKDVAKSQSLQSGTFSNKTAATFTQSQKSSTISSTSYKPSQTYASSQVPFSTKSFAPKSPKLPVSLKISHPKRVLDDRERPNGTEAEKPFLPFSVCASADSENYLTIPVKAHATEGKPSISSNREQTSVYTFTASSGKPQTTGLASHLGQGDARRQQESKQSPKRSSIVMETRSPDSPTATIYHHPLQMAMPGAQPQVICFSSPVPQQPAVDFQQMQRKMLLDPTTGNYYLVDTPVQPATKRLFDPETGQYVDVPMPQQPMAPMPMPITPLALSPGAYGPTYMIYPGFLPTPTVLPARTMQSQMSMHSEADSGDKAPHMMGAQGEVTYMESPYYIPTGKSPQAPPMTQHITTRGAKGFSDGKPVISITSQQGPRIIAPPSFDGTTMSFVVEHR